Proteins encoded by one window of Arachis hypogaea cultivar Tifrunner chromosome 1, arahy.Tifrunner.gnm2.J5K5, whole genome shotgun sequence:
- the LOC112696083 gene encoding thioredoxin-like 3-3 gives MEKGLSSITTSSNKEGLPLTPHSNFKTASTDDDLAHILFNIKSSKTSAVINYGASWCRVCSEILPAFHRLSNNFPKLSFVYADIDECPETTQHIRYTPTFQFFRDGEKVDEMYGAGEERLRDRAWLHS, from the exons ATGGAGAAGGGCTTAAGTAGCATCACCACCAGCAGCAACAAGGAAGGGTTACCTCTCACCCCTCATTCCAACTTCAAAACTGCTTCCACCGACGATGACCTCGCTCacatcctcttcaacatcaaatccTCCAAAACTTCC gcTGTTATCAATTATGGCGCCTCTTG GTGCCGCGTGTGCAGTGAAATCCTCCCTGCATTCCATAGATTGAGCAATAATTTTCCAAAGCTCTCCTTCGTCTATGCAGATATTGATGAATGCCCAGAAACAACTCAACACATTCGATACACCCCTACTTTTCAATTTTTTCGAGATGGTGAAAAGGTAGATGAAATGTATGGTGCTGGAGAAGAGAGGCTGCGTGATCGCGCCTGGTTGCACTCTTGA